The window AAACTGGGCCAGCAGGTGGCCTGGGTGAACCCGGGCCTCCCCCGGTTCGGGAACCCCATCTCCGGGGAAATGGAAGCGATCGCCACCGGGCGCCTGAGGGATAACGGCGTACGAATCCTGGAAGGGACCGATATCGCGGACGCCTTCGACCTTGACGGCGGTACCTACTCCGTCGTGACGACGGGGGGCGAGACGATCCGATGCCAGATGATCGTGGTGGCAACGGAGCGGCTTCCGGCCGTGGGTTTCCTGGAGGGGAACGGCGTGAAGGTCGGAACGGGCGTCCTCGTCGACGAATATCTCCGGACAAGCGTCTCCAACATTTTCGCCGCGGGTGACTGCGCGGAGGTGTTCGACATCAACCGCAGGGAGAGCCGCATCAACTTCGGCTGGCGCAGCGCCTTGAAGCAGGGGCAACTGGCCGGGGAGAACATGGCCGGCGGCGTAAAGCTTTATATCCGGAACACGGAAGACTATTTCGGGCTATTGTACGGATCGGCTCTTTCCGAACGGATCACGGAACAGGGGCGCAAGGCCGGTTAACGGGTTAATAGTCGATCCCTTTTTCCGCCTCGATTCCGACGTCGTATGGATGCTTTACATTGCGCATCTCGGTTACGAGGTGGGCCGCCCGCATCACTTCCTCGTGGGCGTTCCGTCCGGAAAGGATCAGGTGGACCGTATCCGGTTTCTCACGGATGAGCGAGAGCACGTCTTCGAGCGGAATCAGCCGAAGGTGCAACGCAACGTTGACCTCGTCCAGGATAACGATGTCGTACTTTCCTGACAGCATTTTCTCGCGGGCGGCGGCAAGCGCCTTCCCGGCGGCGGCGGCATGCTCGGAGAAGTCCAGGGTGTCCCCCATGATGCCTACGAACCCCTTTCCCATCGGGACCAGCTCGAATTCCGGAGCCAACCGCTTCGCCCCGTCGAGCTCTCCGTAGTGGAGCGAGCCTTTTATGAACTGGATCATTACGATGCGCATGCCGTAACCGACCGCCCGCACCGCCATTCCCAGGCAGGAAGTGGTCTTGCCTTTGCCGTCCCCCGTAAGCACCAGGACAAGACCGTTTCGCTTCTTGTCGGGTATCCGTCTCACCGATCGGGATATGCGGGCGCTCATGGTTTTTCGTTTTTCCATGGAGGCTGATGTCCAGGCGCTTTTATG is drawn from Deltaproteobacteria bacterium and contains these coding sequences:
- a CDS encoding FAD-dependent oxidoreductase translates to MRYLILGSGPAGIAAARAARNMDPDAEIVIATEELSYPYIRPQIPDVVSGEREPDSIADPQGAALAAERIAVRQGKRARRVDAARNRVAFSDGTEETYNFLLVATGGKPIVPLSLMGNPGSYFLLNTLADAIRVRTRAMRSEASVVYGPGYLGIEASRVLRKLGQQVAWVNPGLPRFGNPISGEMEAIATGRLRDNGVRILEGTDIADAFDLDGGTYSVVTTGGETIRCQMIVVATERLPAVGFLEGNGVKVGTGVLVDEYLRTSVSNIFAAGDCAEVFDINRRESRINFGWRSALKQGQLAGENMAGGVKLYIRNTEDYFGLLYGSALSERITEQGRKAG
- the cobO gene encoding cob(I)yrinic acid a,c-diamide adenosyltransferase yields the protein MSARISRSVRRIPDKKRNGLVLVLTGDGKGKTTSCLGMAVRAVGYGMRIVMIQFIKGSLHYGELDGAKRLAPEFELVPMGKGFVGIMGDTLDFSEHAAAAGKALAAAREKMLSGKYDIVILDEVNVALHLRLIPLEDVLSLIREKPDTVHLILSGRNAHEEVMRAAHLVTEMRNVKHPYDVGIEAEKGIDY